The DNA region AAAGCCCAGAGTTACACCGAGGCTTTGCAGGATGACCGCCATATTGACTCCCGTGTTGGAGCTGACGATTCCCGAGGCGACCGCCAGGGCAACCCACAGAATGATATCATGGATCCCGGCGATTCCGACAACGATTTTGGCGAATCGCGAATGCATGATGCCGAGGTCCTGGAAAATCTTTGAGATGACCGGAATGGAGGTCACGGCAATGGAGATGGCTATAACGATTTTTAAGGCGATCTCGTTATTTGCGGACCCCATAAAAGCGGCCGGATTGAACAGGTAGGTTGAAAGCCAGCCCATCAGAAAAGGGATGATGGTCGAACCAGCGATGATGGCAATTCCGATTTTAGCATCCTTTCGTTCAAACCGGTGCTGGAATTTCAGGCCGGATGTATACATCAGCATGATTAACCCGAGCTGATACATCAACCCCAGCAAATCGCTTTCCGACGGGAAGCCCAGGAAAAGCCAATGAAATTTGTCCGGAAAAAAATATCCCATGAGCGTAGGTCCCAGCAGCAGCCCCCCGGCGACCTCGCCGATAACTCTGGGGATGGTCAGGCGTTCCGCAAGATAGCCGAGGATATTCGCTGCAGCCAATAATGCCACAATGGCAAACAAAAACCTTGTTAGTTCCTCGCCGCCTAAATTGAACAAGACGATTCCCTTCTTTCCTCGAATTGGTCAAGGCCCGATGGAAACGGGTCATGATTCTTTACCATATTCGCGGACAAGGCTATTATGGAAGGGTGTTTGTCCTGTCGGACAAGCCTGATATGCGTCCAATTATGCTGTTTTCTTATTTGCGCAGCTTCGACTTGGAGGCATGGATTTCGTGCTCCTCCAATTTCTTGTAAAGGGTCGTTCTGGAAACCCCCAAATATCTTGCGGATTTGCTGATATTTCCCTTGAACTTCATTAAGGTTTCAATCAACAGGATCCTTTCGTTTTGTTCGCCGACTTTTTTAATCTCTGTCATATTGTCAGAGGGCACATATTCTTCAGCAAACGAATTATTGGAGTGATAAATAATGTGCTCAGGCAAATGTTCAAGCGAAATGTGCTTGGAATTTGCCGCCAAATAATAGGAGCGTTCGATCACATTTTTTAATTCGCGCACATTTCCGGGCCAGCTGTATTTCATCAAATGTTGAACGGCTTCTTCAGTCAGCATTTTGGCATGTGTGCTTGAGCTTGAGTTCAGCTCATCGATAAAATAAGCCGTCAATTCCGGAATATCATCCATTCTTTCCCGCAGCGGCAAGAGCTCGATCGTAAAAACATTCAGCCGATAGTAAAGATCGCTTCGAAAGGATCCTTTGTAAGCAATCTCCTGCTTGATATTTTTATTGGTTGCCGCAATAATGCGAACATCCACGGGGATGGGAACGTGGCTTCCAACCCGGGTGACCTCCTTTTCCTGCAAAACCCTTAAAAGGGTGACTTGCAGCTCCAACGGCATATCCCCGATTTCATCAAGAAACAAAGTTCCGCTGTTGGCCGCTTCAAATTTCCCGGGGCTGCCTCCCTTTTTGGCACCGGTAAAAGCGCCGTCGACATACCCGAACAATTCGGCATAAATCAAATCTCTCGGCAAGGCTCCACAGTTAAGCGCAACGAACGGCTTGTCTTTTCTTCTGCTCTCATTGTGGATGGCCCTGGCAAACACTTCTTTTCCGGTTCCGCTTTCGCCCAAAATCAATACATTCGCATCGATTTCGGATGCGGATTTGGCCAAATGGACGGTTCTCAAAAACCGGTCATTGGAACCGATGATGTCGCTCAAGTAAAGCTGGCGTCTATTTTGGGCATGACGGTAGGCGGCTTCGCTTTTGATCGGATTAATATAAATATAACGGTAAGGAGGAAACGGAATAATCCGGACCTCAAACTGTTCGTCAAAAATTTTCTTTCTGAGAAAAGTTTCGGATTCCTGAAAATCATCCTGAATATCTTTAAAAATCGTGCGGACCGTATTATGTTTGTCCAAATACAATTTTTGCGCGGAACTGTTCATAAACAAGATTTCGCCGCCCTCCGCGACAAACAGGCTTTCCGGAATTCGGTCCGATATATCCTTCAGCATTCGTTTAAACAGCTTGGATTGATCGATATGCTCATGAGTTTTGACGCTAATTTTTAACAGATTGCTAATATATGAAACGGTTTTGTCATCCGGTTTGTTTTTCATATCTTCCAATTTGCAAAAAAGCCCCAAAACTCCCTTGATGGATCCTTTATCCCCTTTGAGCGGGAACCCTATTGAGATAAAAGAGTGCAGATCCTCAAGCTCATGCTCTTTACCCTCTACAGGCACTATCGTATGCCCGGATAAAGCCAGCCCCACGCCCGATTGCTTTAGGGGAGGAGTGCTCCATGAGGTTCCCGGCGCCAGACATGCTGGATACAAGCGTTCAAACTGGTCATCACAAAAGCTTTCCAGCAAGTAACCGTCCTGATCAAAAAAAGCAAAGGTGAACGGCAGAAAATCAGTCGCTTTTTTGATATCTTCGATGAGCGCGGCATATTCATCGAGTCTTAAAGCCAGTTCCTGCTGCGAAATGGTTTCAAAGCTCGAATCGGCGATGGAATGATCGGAAAAAAGCTCATCGAAAAACGGAACAGGCGCAATCGCGTCATCGGATTCCCAGACAATATCGAATTGTCCGTTTTCATTGACTCTGCCGATGCGCGAGTTTAACCAAAGATGCCTGTTTTTTTCATCGACGCGGATGGTTCCCTGCGGGGCCTGGTAAGTTAAGCCGGACAAGCTTTGACGCAAGGAATCGGCATCAATGCTGTTGGCTTTGCGCATAGCCTCCGATAATAAAAAAATGCTGTTATAAGCGTTTTCCATCGCGGAGCTGATAACATCCGTACCGTAGGATTGGCGATACTCCGAAATGAACGACTGGTTCGATTTTAATGAGACGGAATTAAAATACGGGAACGAAGAGTAGTGTCCGACGGCATATTTCGGGTTCATGACCTGAATTTCCGTTTCGGCCGTGATTGAGCTCGTGATCGGGGATTTGAAGCCCGCTTGCTGATACTGCTGATAGAAGGATACTACACTTTCCCCCACGAGTGTGGAAAAGACGACCTCCGGGTTGGTTTGATCGATTTCTATCAAATGCTTGTTGAACTTTTGCGTTCCTAACGGCGCATAGGACTCGCCGACAACATAGCCGCCGTGTCTCTTGATCAAATAGCCGATATGCCGGTTCGTTTCCCTCGGGTAAATATAATCGGAGCCGATCAGATAGAAAGACTTGCCCAAGTT from Ferviditalea candida includes:
- a CDS encoding transporter substrate-binding protein, coding for MMDAHDGIPVGILFSLTGTTGLTERGQYQSVLLAIKQVNEQQNGINGRKLIPIVEDIASDPFLAAKKAEKLIASDKVKALVGLYTSVCRKMVIPVLEKNNTLLFYPTQYEGEERHPNIIYCGPLPNQQLLYFIPWIIENLGKSFYLIGSDYIYPRETNRHIGYLIKRHGGYVVGESYAPLGTQKFNKHLIEIDQTNPEVVFSTLVGESVVSFYQQYQQAGFKSPITSSITAETEIQVMNPKYAVGHYSSFPYFNSVSLKSNQSFISEYRQSYGTDVISSAMENAYNSIFLLSEAMRKANSIDADSLRQSLSGLTYQAPQGTIRVDEKNRHLWLNSRIGRVNENGQFDIVWESDDAIAPVPFFDELFSDHSIADSSFETISQQELALRLDEYAALIEDIKKATDFLPFTFAFFDQDGYLLESFCDDQFERLYPACLAPGTSWSTPPLKQSGVGLALSGHTIVPVEGKEHELEDLHSFISIGFPLKGDKGSIKGVLGLFCKLEDMKNKPDDKTVSYISNLLKISVKTHEHIDQSKLFKRMLKDISDRIPESLFVAEGGEILFMNSSAQKLYLDKHNTVRTIFKDIQDDFQESETFLRKKIFDEQFEVRIIPFPPYRYIYINPIKSEAAYRHAQNRRQLYLSDIIGSNDRFLRTVHLAKSASEIDANVLILGESGTGKEVFARAIHNESRRKDKPFVALNCGALPRDLIYAELFGYVDGAFTGAKKGGSPGKFEAANSGTLFLDEIGDMPLELQVTLLRVLQEKEVTRVGSHVPIPVDVRIIAATNKNIKQEIAYKGSFRSDLYYRLNVFTIELLPLRERMDDIPELTAYFIDELNSSSSTHAKMLTEEAVQHLMKYSWPGNVRELKNVIERSYYLAANSKHISLEHLPEHIIYHSNNSFAEEYVPSDNMTEIKKVGEQNERILLIETLMKFKGNISKSARYLGVSRTTLYKKLEEHEIHASKSKLRK